The Terriglobales bacterium genome includes a region encoding these proteins:
- a CDS encoding class I SAM-dependent methyltransferase, with translation MVIGGNAMSLRLLSKPRDMVYYASETLFLYKTLAENRKLPQKNIWEVLPSNNATPLVLAGLAEDSWFGPVASYTADIVSLCLLCRHLNPKTIFEIGTLRGYTTYHLALNSAADAKIYTLDLPENQIDPQLQTTLVDDWHIEASHRDRRYIFDGTPEARKITPLFHDSASFDFSPYHQKIDLFFIDGAHSYQYVRSDTLNAMQCCHKGSVIAWHDFGRTGVNGVSRWLVEFSKEHSIYAIPGGSLAFMIV, from the coding sequence TTGGTTATCGGAGGAAATGCGATGTCACTTCGCTTGCTCTCCAAGCCAAGAGACATGGTGTATTACGCTAGTGAAACCTTGTTCTTATATAAGACTCTCGCAGAAAACAGAAAGCTGCCGCAGAAAAATATCTGGGAAGTACTGCCTTCCAATAACGCAACCCCCTTGGTTCTCGCTGGATTGGCAGAAGATTCGTGGTTTGGCCCAGTTGCTTCATACACCGCTGATATCGTCAGCCTGTGCCTTCTTTGCAGACACCTCAACCCAAAAACAATTTTTGAGATCGGGACGCTTCGAGGATATACCACCTATCATTTAGCGCTTAACTCTGCTGCAGATGCGAAAATCTATACCCTCGACCTTCCTGAGAATCAGATAGATCCACAGTTGCAAACGACTTTAGTGGATGACTGGCACATTGAAGCCTCTCACCGCGACCGCAGATACATTTTTGACGGCACACCGGAAGCACGTAAAATTACACCGTTGTTTCACGATAGCGCATCGTTTGATTTTTCACCTTACCACCAGAAGATTGATTTGTTCTTCATTGATGGCGCGCATTCGTATCAGTATGTCCGCTCCGACACCTTGAATGCGATGCAATGCTGCCACAAGGGAAGCGTAATTGCGTGGCATGATTTTGGCAGAACCGGGGTGAATGGTGTCTCGCGCTGGCTCGTGGAATTTTCAAAAGAACACAGCATCTACGCCATTCCTGGCGGTTCTCTGGCATTCATGATCGTTTGA
- a CDS encoding SIS domain-containing protein has product MTNSESIDVAVQPLQVNAAITNFYSYFENHASVVKKLPYHQIEQVADELYRAYEDGRRVFLFGNGGSAALASHLACDLGKGTTIADKPQQRFRVLSLTDNTALITAWANDTSYDQIFAEQLRNFVQCGDIAFGISGSGSSPNVLLALKAAREAGAINIGLTGFKGGKMRELCDLCMIIPSDNMQIIEDLQLSIAHSLFTVIHHRIMSTAETTDVDTKIRKVTAA; this is encoded by the coding sequence ATGACAAACTCAGAGTCAATAGATGTAGCTGTGCAGCCGCTGCAAGTCAATGCTGCCATCACCAATTTCTACAGCTATTTTGAAAATCATGCGAGTGTTGTTAAGAAATTGCCCTACCACCAGATCGAACAGGTTGCCGATGAACTCTATAGAGCGTACGAGGATGGGCGAAGAGTATTTTTGTTCGGTAATGGAGGCAGTGCCGCATTGGCTTCGCATCTCGCGTGCGATCTTGGCAAGGGAACCACGATAGCAGACAAGCCGCAGCAACGCTTCCGCGTCCTGTCGTTGACTGACAACACGGCACTTATTACTGCCTGGGCCAATGACACTTCTTACGACCAGATATTTGCGGAGCAACTGCGTAACTTTGTGCAATGTGGCGACATCGCCTTTGGCATCAGTGGCAGCGGGTCGTCACCTAATGTACTGCTGGCTCTTAAGGCGGCGCGCGAAGCAGGTGCAATCAATATCGGTTTGACGGGCTTCAAAGGCGGCAAGATGAGAGAGCTCTGCGATCTCTGCATGATCATCCCGTCGGATAACATGCAGATCATAGAAGACTTGCAGTTGAGCATAGCGCACTCCTTGTTCACCGTGATTCACCATCGAATTATGAGTACAGCCGAAACAACCGATGTAGACACGAAAATTCGGAAAGTAACAGCAGCATGA
- a CDS encoding O-antigen ligase family protein has product MLESVSEESLLPVNESVSKQNFVRPHVRGQRAKAGFFFLWLFTISVYARPEDIFPLLGQLHLTFVFGLCSGLAYLGALLSGNTRLLWSRELQIVLLLTGWYIAGMPFAFWRGGSFQILINVWLKTLFIFFLLTQTLVTLERIRRVLWAIILSELFVTSFSIIQSSRVVWVGGRMLGVNQGMLGWNFLGIAAAITIPYIAAIFVVHRSLWKTGLLAATFFLMLWMVVLTASRGGLLNVVLSIALTSLLVLRGSSRGKMIGVGIALTLVLAVILAPQVFWQRLGTMWNGPDIYTDQVAASAEESTEDRLAVLSRSIQYTLEHPIFGLGLGNFEVASGNYLGQPSAWMGTHNTFTQISSEAGIPALLLFIGLLATALLNMKRISGAFSKGSEGRELSLMARATLASLLSFVFGAFFAHLAYEYYIFYPVAIAVGTQHAARTMQTLSLTPKGNFVLESQVLVAQES; this is encoded by the coding sequence ATGCTTGAATCTGTGAGCGAAGAGAGTTTGCTCCCGGTCAACGAATCAGTTTCGAAACAGAACTTCGTTCGTCCACATGTTCGTGGTCAAAGGGCCAAGGCAGGGTTCTTCTTCCTGTGGCTTTTCACGATTTCCGTTTATGCACGGCCTGAGGACATATTTCCATTGTTGGGCCAGCTTCACCTGACGTTCGTTTTCGGTTTGTGCAGCGGCCTGGCATATCTTGGAGCTCTGCTCTCGGGCAATACCCGTCTACTTTGGAGCCGGGAGCTTCAGATTGTCCTTCTACTCACCGGGTGGTATATCGCAGGCATGCCTTTTGCTTTTTGGAGAGGAGGAAGTTTTCAGATCCTCATCAATGTCTGGTTGAAGACGCTCTTCATCTTCTTTCTATTGACCCAGACGCTGGTCACGCTCGAACGAATTCGCAGGGTTCTTTGGGCGATTATCCTTAGTGAACTTTTCGTTACAAGCTTCTCCATCATCCAATCTTCCAGAGTTGTCTGGGTTGGGGGGCGCATGCTCGGAGTCAATCAGGGAATGCTTGGCTGGAATTTCCTCGGCATTGCTGCTGCTATCACGATCCCTTATATCGCCGCAATATTTGTTGTCCACCGTTCTCTTTGGAAGACAGGTTTGCTGGCTGCGACATTTTTTTTGATGTTATGGATGGTAGTGCTGACGGCCTCACGGGGAGGGCTTTTGAATGTCGTGTTGTCCATAGCGTTGACATCACTTCTTGTTTTGCGCGGCAGCTCTCGCGGCAAGATGATTGGAGTTGGAATCGCTTTGACCCTGGTACTTGCTGTCATCCTGGCGCCCCAGGTTTTTTGGCAACGGCTGGGGACTATGTGGAACGGCCCCGATATTTACACAGACCAGGTAGCTGCGTCGGCGGAGGAATCCACAGAAGACCGCTTGGCGGTATTAAGCCGGTCAATTCAGTACACCTTGGAGCATCCAATCTTTGGGTTAGGTCTCGGGAATTTCGAAGTCGCCAGTGGGAACTACCTTGGCCAGCCCAGTGCATGGATGGGGACACATAATACCTTTACCCAGATTTCTTCCGAAGCAGGGATTCCGGCGTTGCTGTTATTTATTGGACTTTTGGCCACTGCTTTACTCAACATGAAAAGAATCAGCGGTGCGTTTTCCAAAGGAAGCGAAGGCCGAGAGCTAAGCCTAATGGCGCGTGCCACGCTCGCGAGCCTGTTGTCATTTGTGTTTGGAGCATTTTTTGCCCATCTTGCCTACGAATACTACATTTTTTATCCCGTAGCCATTGCCGTCGGAACTCAACATGCCGCCCGGACAATGCAGACTTTATCGCTGACGCCGAAAGGCAATTTTGTTTTAGAGTCGCAGGTGCTTGTCGCGCAGGAGAGCTAA
- a CDS encoding response regulator transcription factor, whose translation MLAKSGVHLKTYQLGPLGATEPEQAHIPRAKVYVIDAHAPRPAAESLVAAIQRRYPESHLLVVVEKFDENNAFALLALGVKGLLRYADAHDQLPRALQAVATGGFWVPRALLSSFVDSIVRAGHKKQTSNWSAQLSARETQVLDRMLENLSNKEIAAKLDISERTVKFHVSNVLTKFGVGRRADLILLWYQQQRS comes from the coding sequence TTGCTCGCCAAATCCGGGGTTCATCTCAAGACCTATCAACTAGGCCCCCTCGGTGCGACAGAACCGGAGCAAGCACATATTCCGCGGGCAAAAGTATATGTGATTGATGCTCATGCCCCGCGCCCTGCCGCTGAGTCGCTCGTGGCAGCGATTCAGAGACGCTATCCCGAATCGCACTTGCTCGTTGTGGTGGAAAAGTTCGACGAAAACAATGCGTTCGCACTTTTGGCCCTTGGAGTCAAAGGACTATTGCGCTACGCAGACGCCCACGATCAGTTGCCGCGTGCGCTGCAAGCAGTAGCGACGGGAGGCTTCTGGGTGCCCCGGGCGCTGCTCTCGAGTTTTGTAGATTCGATCGTTCGCGCCGGTCACAAAAAACAAACCTCAAACTGGTCTGCACAACTAAGCGCACGCGAGACGCAAGTGCTGGACCGGATGCTCGAGAATTTGTCAAACAAGGAGATCGCCGCCAAACTGGATATCTCCGAGCGCACAGTGAAATTCCATGTTTCTAACGTTCTGACAAAATTCGGCGTTGGCCGCCGCGCCGATCTCATCTTGCTCTGGTATCAGCAACAACGCAGCTAA
- a CDS encoding glycosyltransferase, whose amino-acid sequence MKFLLTLPRPLFPADTGGKIRSLNIFARLAKRAEIHAVSFADPAYDIAAITEMRQIFASYTPVFWREAKKHSRAFYTEVLANQFNPLPYFLAKCNRPHFRSAVEKLTACQHFDLVFCDFLHTAVPLLEFSFRPRVVFEHNVEFLLRKRKWVAEKHPLRKLVFGTEWRKTQKIEAKVCRSFDHVIAVSKDDQQAIQNEFAVKRVSTLPTGVDTDFFRPADDHQQHHPQPGRLVFVGSMDWDPNEDGIVWFLREIYPRIRQAVPSASLAIVGRGASSRLRAIAARERAVEITGLVPDVRPYLSQAEVVVVPLRVGGGTRIKIPEAMAMAKAVVSTPIGAEGLPFRDGREIRIAERPKDFAQAVVELLKSVSLRTSMGKAAREEVVSKYGWDVVVAKMEEILEQEMCSRKRTSVA is encoded by the coding sequence ATGAAATTTCTGCTAACACTACCGAGACCGCTTTTTCCGGCGGATACGGGCGGAAAGATACGCTCTCTGAATATCTTTGCACGTTTAGCAAAGAGAGCGGAAATTCACGCTGTTTCTTTTGCCGACCCGGCCTACGATATCGCAGCCATCACAGAAATGAGGCAGATCTTCGCAAGCTACACACCAGTGTTCTGGCGCGAGGCAAAGAAGCACTCGCGAGCGTTCTACACAGAAGTCCTCGCGAACCAATTCAATCCACTGCCGTACTTCCTGGCAAAGTGTAATCGTCCGCACTTTCGTTCGGCAGTGGAAAAGCTGACAGCTTGCCAGCACTTCGATCTGGTTTTCTGCGACTTCCTGCATACGGCCGTACCTCTATTGGAATTCAGCTTCAGGCCGAGGGTGGTATTCGAACACAATGTCGAGTTCTTGTTGCGGAAACGAAAATGGGTGGCGGAAAAACATCCTTTGCGGAAATTGGTATTTGGCACAGAGTGGAGAAAAACGCAAAAAATTGAAGCTAAAGTATGCCGATCGTTTGACCACGTAATCGCAGTATCGAAAGATGATCAGCAAGCCATACAAAATGAATTCGCAGTCAAACGCGTTTCCACGCTTCCAACGGGCGTAGACACAGATTTCTTCCGCCCGGCTGATGACCATCAGCAACATCATCCACAGCCCGGCCGCTTAGTCTTCGTGGGCTCGATGGATTGGGACCCTAATGAAGATGGCATCGTGTGGTTTCTGCGTGAAATATATCCACGAATCCGCCAGGCAGTGCCAAGTGCCAGTCTTGCCATAGTCGGTCGAGGCGCCTCCTCGCGCCTGCGCGCAATCGCTGCCAGGGAGCGTGCCGTAGAAATCACCGGTCTGGTTCCGGATGTTCGCCCTTATCTTTCCCAAGCCGAAGTCGTGGTGGTTCCACTTCGAGTTGGCGGAGGAACACGCATCAAGATTCCGGAAGCAATGGCCATGGCGAAAGCTGTGGTTTCAACGCCGATCGGCGCCGAGGGTCTGCCGTTTCGTGATGGTCGTGAAATTCGCATTGCCGAGCGGCCTAAAGACTTTGCTCAGGCAGTGGTCGAGCTTCTCAAGAGCGTATCTCTTCGAACTTCAATGGGAAAGGCGGCCCGCGAAGAAGTAGTCAGCAAGTATGGTTGGGATGTGGTTGTGGCAAAGATGGAAGAGATCCTGGAGCAAGAGATGTGTTCTCGAAAGCGAACCAGTGTCGCATAG
- the asnB gene encoding asparagine synthase (glutamine-hydrolyzing) encodes MCGICGIVDLRGRRVPEQNLRAMSNVLRHRGPDDQGSLISGAAALGFRRLSIVDVAGGQQPMSNEDGTVWIVFNGEIYNSPELRPMLEQRGHRYATHSDTETIVHLYEEYGDHCVDYLRGMFAFAIWDTRRKRLFCARDRVGIKPFYYAIAGDRFAFASEIKALIELPGFKPELNRRALPEFFAFGYISSEETLFDDVRKLLPGHHLVIDLERGDTEPRITQYWDLDVSAPEYPLSEADYIAQFRDLFSEAVRIHLRSDVPLGVFLSGGLDSSSIAAEMAALRKDSIQTFSVGYAEDQYNELPYARQVAEHIRAEHNEVILGPEDFFASLPQVIWHEDEPVVWPSSIALFHVSRLAKEKVKVVLTGEGADEVLAGYLKYRVTLWNLRNGPLYRKFVPQPIRQLAKNALDSGLVPDWVLRKLRHSFLYYPHTFEKIYFDNFYSVFPQDQQPQLLSSQLMNELYEVDAYANSMRFFPARGSNGNLLNRLLYLDIKTYLVELLMKQDQMSMAASIESRVPFLDHKLVEFASRIPARHKIRSFSGKYLLRRVMANRLPVEVLRRNKKGFPTPIRPWLRNQLFGKLSAILTDGRMAERGLIQPAYVQRLLNAHRGGDSGATESCWRLLNFELWSRIFLDRDSSVLGPQTLEGNEAVLCA; translated from the coding sequence ATGTGCGGTATCTGTGGAATTGTTGATTTACGAGGTCGCAGAGTTCCAGAACAAAACCTGCGGGCGATGTCAAATGTGCTCCGTCACCGCGGGCCTGACGACCAAGGCAGCTTGATCTCTGGTGCGGCGGCGCTGGGGTTCCGCCGGTTGAGCATTGTTGATGTGGCTGGTGGACAACAGCCCATGAGCAATGAAGACGGCACTGTCTGGATTGTCTTTAATGGTGAAATCTATAACTCGCCCGAGCTTCGTCCGATGCTCGAACAGCGCGGCCACCGCTATGCCACCCATAGCGACACAGAAACGATTGTGCACCTGTACGAAGAATATGGAGACCATTGTGTTGATTATTTGCGTGGCATGTTTGCATTTGCAATTTGGGACACACGCCGCAAAAGACTGTTCTGTGCCCGGGACCGCGTGGGGATCAAGCCGTTTTATTATGCAATCGCTGGAGACCGTTTCGCCTTCGCCTCGGAAATCAAGGCGCTCATCGAACTCCCTGGCTTCAAGCCCGAACTCAATCGGCGCGCTCTTCCCGAATTCTTCGCCTTCGGTTACATCTCTTCGGAAGAAACACTGTTCGATGACGTACGCAAACTCTTACCCGGACACCACTTAGTCATTGATCTGGAACGAGGCGATACAGAACCCAGGATCACACAATATTGGGATCTCGATGTATCAGCACCAGAATATCCGCTGAGCGAAGCGGATTATATCGCACAGTTTCGTGACCTGTTTAGCGAGGCAGTTCGGATTCATCTCAGGAGTGATGTTCCGCTGGGGGTCTTCTTGAGCGGAGGGCTCGACTCAAGTTCGATCGCTGCAGAGATGGCGGCTCTTCGAAAGGACTCCATCCAGACATTTTCGGTGGGATATGCTGAAGACCAATATAACGAGCTGCCCTATGCGCGACAGGTTGCGGAACATATCAGGGCAGAACACAACGAAGTAATACTTGGTCCCGAGGATTTCTTTGCCAGCTTGCCACAAGTGATTTGGCACGAAGATGAGCCGGTAGTGTGGCCGTCGAGCATCGCTCTCTTTCACGTTTCTCGTCTTGCCAAAGAGAAAGTCAAAGTTGTGCTCACCGGCGAGGGCGCAGACGAGGTTCTGGCCGGCTACCTGAAATACCGCGTCACGCTCTGGAATCTGCGCAACGGACCGCTTTACAGAAAGTTCGTCCCGCAGCCCATCCGGCAGCTTGCAAAGAATGCACTGGATTCCGGACTTGTTCCCGATTGGGTGCTGCGAAAACTGCGGCACTCTTTTCTCTACTATCCACACACTTTCGAAAAAATCTACTTTGACAATTTTTATTCCGTGTTTCCACAAGACCAACAGCCGCAACTGTTGAGCAGCCAACTCATGAATGAACTCTACGAAGTAGATGCATATGCGAATTCAATGCGGTTCTTTCCGGCCAGGGGATCCAATGGAAATTTGTTGAATCGGCTTCTTTACCTCGATATCAAGACTTATTTGGTCGAACTTCTCATGAAGCAGGACCAGATGAGTATGGCCGCCTCGATTGAAAGCCGCGTCCCATTCTTGGACCACAAGCTTGTGGAGTTTGCATCTCGTATTCCCGCCCGTCACAAGATACGCTCATTTTCGGGGAAGTATTTACTGCGTCGGGTGATGGCCAACCGGCTGCCTGTCGAAGTCCTGCGACGTAACAAGAAAGGCTTTCCCACGCCAATTCGTCCATGGTTGCGGAATCAGTTGTTCGGCAAGCTATCCGCGATTCTCACGGATGGACGGATGGCCGAGCGAGGGCTAATCCAGCCCGCCTATGTGCAGCGTCTACTCAATGCTCATCGGGGTGGCGATTCCGGCGCTACGGAAAGCTGCTGGCGGCTCCTCAATTTTGAACTATGGAGCCGCATCTTTCTCGACCGCGACAGTAGCGTGCTCGGCCCGCAGACACTTGAAGGTAACGAGGCCGTCCTGTGCGCATGA
- a CDS encoding alginate lyase family protein — protein sequence MPVNNRWLERGKRLAGMGWKELRVRSCQELAKRYDLVLSRIGVDFVGGDCKPWPERSGRFFFEREEVPQIVDYLREQCPEVVEEIVERTERICQHRFDLLGYEGLDYGEEIDWHLDAVHGKRAPRLPWFQISFLDFNQVGDAKVTWELNRHQHLVMLAKAYRLTGETRYAQELFRQWYHWQEQNSYAIGINWASSLEVAFRSLSWLWVWHLLNGCSVVPKRFHADLWRALMLNARHIERFLSTYFSPNTHLLGEGVGLFFIGTLCSGSPLAQGWQELGWEIVLSATDRQVRPDGMHFEQSIYYHVYALDFFLHARMLAHANGISIPAAFDHTIEKMLEVLCVLGKAGPLPRLGDDDGGRVFDPQRNGIEHLGDPLASGAVLFNRADFKTVAGGIREETVWLLGAGSAKQFEKLLSLQPAVTSFALESSGIYVMSSSKPAAHQLMIDAGPQGAGRAGHSHADALSVQVTMGEQSLLTDPGTFVYVDSAGERNRFRGTASHNTVQVDGLSQTEPAGPFGWQGQPDTTVNRWVTRKTFDFFAGSHTGYSRLKEPVQHRRYVFYLKPCFWLIRDVLEGAGVHQLDVSWHFAPGSLSTIPGGVTFLGSKKVALALLSTANQDSSQEISQGWHSPVYGRKEFSPVLRFSTRKRLPAEFATLLIPLSRTNALLGRLSSFESRHKGVSVRAYQYSVGSSTDYLFFADEAGSWQVGRWASDARFLFCSTSSRTDLCRFVICDGSYFEMDGRRILTSKVPVVRDEWLNDVQASSLAQNEMAAFQLR from the coding sequence ATGCCGGTTAACAATCGCTGGCTCGAGCGCGGCAAGCGACTGGCGGGCATGGGCTGGAAAGAACTACGCGTTCGTTCCTGCCAGGAATTGGCGAAGCGTTACGATCTTGTGTTGAGTCGAATTGGTGTTGATTTCGTCGGGGGCGACTGCAAGCCCTGGCCAGAACGTTCCGGCCGCTTCTTCTTCGAGCGTGAAGAGGTTCCACAGATTGTTGACTACCTTCGTGAACAATGTCCGGAGGTGGTAGAAGAAATCGTCGAACGAACGGAGCGGATCTGCCAGCATCGCTTCGATCTCCTCGGGTACGAAGGCTTGGATTACGGAGAGGAGATTGATTGGCATCTCGATGCCGTGCATGGCAAACGCGCTCCTCGCCTTCCTTGGTTTCAGATCAGCTTTCTCGATTTTAATCAGGTGGGCGATGCCAAGGTCACTTGGGAACTCAATCGGCACCAGCACCTGGTGATGCTTGCCAAAGCCTATCGCTTGACCGGAGAAACTCGGTATGCGCAGGAACTGTTCCGGCAGTGGTATCACTGGCAGGAGCAGAATTCATATGCTATTGGAATCAATTGGGCCAGCAGTCTGGAGGTCGCGTTCCGCAGCCTTTCCTGGCTTTGGGTCTGGCATTTACTCAATGGTTGTTCAGTAGTTCCAAAACGATTCCATGCCGATCTCTGGCGAGCGCTGATGTTGAATGCTCGCCACATCGAACGATTTCTTTCCACTTATTTCTCACCGAATACACACCTGCTGGGTGAAGGAGTAGGACTCTTTTTTATCGGCACTTTGTGTTCCGGGTCTCCATTAGCTCAAGGCTGGCAAGAGCTTGGATGGGAAATTGTCTTAAGCGCAACTGATCGTCAAGTGCGGCCGGATGGCATGCACTTTGAACAATCCATCTATTATCATGTCTACGCTCTTGACTTCTTTCTTCACGCACGAATGCTCGCCCATGCAAATGGGATTTCAATTCCAGCTGCGTTTGACCACACCATTGAAAAAATGCTGGAGGTTCTTTGCGTCCTGGGCAAGGCAGGGCCTCTTCCCCGGCTCGGAGATGATGATGGCGGACGTGTATTTGACCCGCAACGCAACGGTATTGAACATCTGGGTGATCCACTTGCTAGCGGAGCAGTGCTGTTCAATCGCGCGGATTTTAAAACAGTTGCTGGAGGGATTCGCGAAGAAACTGTCTGGTTGCTTGGGGCAGGAAGTGCAAAGCAATTTGAAAAACTGTTATCTCTGCAGCCGGCAGTGACTTCATTTGCTTTGGAATCCAGTGGAATTTACGTGATGTCCAGCTCAAAACCCGCAGCACATCAGCTCATGATTGATGCCGGCCCTCAAGGGGCTGGCCGAGCCGGACACAGTCATGCAGATGCCCTGAGTGTGCAGGTAACTATGGGAGAACAATCATTGTTAACTGATCCTGGAACGTTCGTTTACGTGGATTCTGCTGGCGAGCGAAACCGGTTTCGCGGAACGGCCAGTCACAACACGGTACAGGTTGACGGCTTGAGCCAGACCGAGCCTGCCGGGCCATTTGGATGGCAGGGGCAGCCTGATACGACTGTAAATCGCTGGGTGACCAGGAAGACCTTTGACTTTTTTGCTGGCTCGCACACCGGTTACAGCCGGTTGAAAGAGCCGGTTCAACATCGTCGTTATGTTTTCTACCTGAAGCCGTGTTTCTGGTTAATTCGCGATGTTCTTGAAGGCGCTGGGGTACATCAGCTTGATGTTTCCTGGCACTTTGCGCCAGGCTCACTGTCCACAATTCCGGGAGGCGTCACGTTCTTGGGGAGCAAAAAAGTGGCACTCGCTCTGCTATCCACAGCGAATCAAGATAGTTCACAGGAGATATCCCAGGGTTGGCATTCGCCGGTATACGGAAGGAAAGAATTTTCTCCAGTTCTTCGATTCAGCACTCGAAAGCGTCTGCCTGCAGAGTTCGCAACACTGCTGATCCCCCTTTCGCGGACCAATGCACTTCTGGGTCGCCTCAGTTCATTTGAATCAAGACATAAAGGCGTGTCTGTTCGGGCCTATCAGTACTCAGTGGGCAGTTCCACCGACTACCTGTTTTTCGCGGACGAGGCCGGGAGTTGGCAAGTTGGACGATGGGCAAGCGATGCGCGGTTTTTGTTTTGCTCGACCAGCTCGAGAACCGACCTCTGCCGGTTTGTCATTTGTGATGGAAGTTATTTTGAGATGGATGGCCGGCGGATTCTTACTTCCAAAGTGCCTGTCGTACGGGACGAATGGCTCAACGATGTGCAAGCATCGAGTCTGGCACAGAATGAAATGGCGGCGTTTCAACTAAGATAG
- a CDS encoding glycosyltransferase family 2 protein: MKTPIWEVSFWICLVAIAYHYAGYPLLLFILSVLSQAKSDFLYLIGRGNRRSPRETGTASRVALLISAYNEEAVIQAKVKNTLEIDYPAERLEVLVGLDAPTDSTAKILGEIESSRLNVFQFRSRRGKLAVLCDLAQRTSAEVLVFTDANTMMERNCIRNLVRHFADPRVGAVSGEEIRVVAPGTDPGAESVYWRYESAVKLLESRLNCSLGGNGGVLAVRRSLFHPKKQSIVEDFQIPMEIRFKGYRVVYDPEAVAVEEIAPTFSAQFARRVRISAGNYQTLFGNLEYLNPFKGFLAFAFFSHRVLRWLVPIFLLVVFFSNIAMIPRPEFVTLAAAQCIFYWMALLGYWFKKQGKKPARLLSLPLYFCSMNFALVLGLFAYLSGRQTLTWKSTPRQIQAETLLDNR, encoded by the coding sequence ATGAAGACACCGATTTGGGAAGTGAGCTTTTGGATCTGCTTGGTCGCGATAGCCTATCACTACGCCGGCTATCCACTCTTGCTCTTCATTCTGTCAGTGCTCTCTCAGGCAAAGTCAGACTTTTTATACTTGATTGGCCGAGGCAACCGCCGTTCTCCGCGTGAGACGGGTACTGCTTCTCGGGTGGCGCTCTTGATATCTGCTTATAACGAAGAAGCCGTGATTCAAGCGAAGGTGAAGAACACCTTGGAAATTGACTATCCAGCAGAACGCCTGGAAGTCCTCGTGGGACTTGATGCGCCCACCGACTCCACCGCCAAGATTTTGGGCGAGATCGAATCCAGCCGGTTGAATGTCTTTCAATTCCGTTCCCGGCGGGGGAAGTTGGCGGTGCTCTGCGACCTTGCGCAGCGTACCTCGGCGGAAGTCCTGGTGTTTACAGACGCCAATACCATGATGGAGCGCAATTGCATTCGCAATCTGGTACGCCACTTTGCTGATCCCAGGGTGGGCGCGGTGAGTGGAGAGGAGATTCGGGTGGTTGCACCCGGCACAGACCCCGGTGCAGAGTCTGTTTATTGGCGATATGAATCAGCCGTGAAGCTCCTCGAAAGCCGGCTGAACTGCTCCCTGGGTGGAAACGGCGGCGTGCTTGCCGTGCGCCGTTCACTGTTCCATCCGAAGAAGCAATCTATCGTTGAAGATTTCCAGATTCCAATGGAAATCCGATTCAAGGGTTATCGTGTTGTATATGATCCGGAAGCAGTCGCGGTTGAGGAGATCGCTCCAACATTCTCGGCCCAATTTGCCCGCAGGGTTCGTATCAGCGCCGGCAACTATCAAACACTGTTTGGAAACCTCGAATACCTCAATCCGTTCAAAGGCTTTTTGGCATTCGCGTTTTTCTCCCATCGAGTGCTTCGCTGGCTTGTTCCGATTTTTCTCCTGGTTGTCTTTTTCTCCAATATTGCGATGATTCCACGGCCCGAATTTGTTACGTTGGCGGCGGCGCAGTGCATCTTCTATTGGATGGCGCTCCTGGGATACTGGTTCAAGAAGCAAGGAAAAAAGCCGGCACGACTGCTCTCCCTGCCTTTGTATTTTTGTTCGATGAATTTTGCCCTGGTTCTCGGATTGTTCGCCTATCTGAGCGGCCGGCAAACTCTTACGTGGAAATCTACTCCTCGTCAGATACAGGCTGAGACGCTCCTGGATAACAGATAG